In Desulfobulbaceae bacterium, the genomic stretch TTTTCTCAGCGCTATGGTTTGTGTTTTTGACCCTGCCTATCGTGGGGGTCAAGGTCAACCCTCTCGAGCAAATGGTTGTCTGGCGTTGGAGGAATATGGTGTTGGTTGGGACAACGGTCTTTTTTCTGACCTTGGCTGTTCGTGCCTGGAAACATCGTGTTCGTTCCACTTCTTTGCCTGCAGTTGCTTATGTTTTTCCTGATCTTTGGGGCTGTCCTGGCCTGAAGAGACCCTTGCTGATTTTGGTTTTGTTGGTGGCAGTGCTCTTTCCCATATTTTTTTCGTCGTATCAGACTAATGTCATGACCACAGCCCTGATGTATGTGGTTCTTGGGTTGGGCCTTAATATTGTGGTTGGTCTGGCTGGACTTCTTGATCTCGGATATGTGGCCTTTTATGCCGTGGGCGCCTACAGCTACGCTCTCCTTAATCACCATTTTGGTCTTGGGTTTTGGGCAGCCCTGCCTATTGGTGCGATGCTGGCGGCTTGTTTCGGGATTATCCTGGGGTTTCCGGTGCTGAGATTGCGTGGCGATTATCTGGCTATTGTGACCTTAGGTTTTGGTGAGATCATTCGGTTGATTCTTGAAAACTGGAATGATTTTTCTTTTG encodes the following:
- the livM gene encoding high-affinity branched-chain amino acid ABC transporter permease LivM; the protein is MAELKKAFFSALWFVFLTLPIVGVKVNPLEQMVVWRWRNMVLVGTTVFFLTLAVRAWKHRVRSTSLPAVAYVFPDLWGCPGLKRPLLILVLLVAVLFPIFFSSYQTNVMTTALMYVVLGLGLNIVVGLAGLLDLGYVAFYAVGAYSYALLNHHFGLGFWAALPIGAMLAACFGIILGFPVLRLRGDYLAIVTLGFGEIIRLILENWNDFSFGPSGVANIPRPGFFGFNLSLDVAIIYLYYLVLGLVLFTIFVVNRLRDSRIGRAWIALREDEIACQSMGIDKTRTKLTAFALGATWAGLVGVFFAAKTTFINPASFTFMESAIILSVVVLGGMGSTIGVVIAALIFILLPEYLRAFADYRMLIFGAIMVLMMVFRPQGIAGLARPDYSLPVREGVDD